One region of Primulina tabacum isolate GXHZ01 chromosome 17, ASM2559414v2, whole genome shotgun sequence genomic DNA includes:
- the LOC142531902 gene encoding LOW QUALITY PROTEIN: asparagine synthetase [glutamine-hydrolyzing] 2-like (The sequence of the model RefSeq protein was modified relative to this genomic sequence to represent the inferred CDS: deleted 1 base in 1 codon) — protein sequence MCGILAVLGVAENSQAKRSRIIELSRRLQHRGPDWSGLHHHQDCYLAHQRLAIVDPTSGDQPLYNEDKTVVVTVNGEIYNHKELRKKLQSHQFRTGSDCEVIAHLYEEFGEDFIDMLDGMFSFVLLDTRDNSFIAARDAIGITPLYIGWGLDGSIWFASEMKALSDDCERFMSFLPGHIYSSKSGGLRRWYNPPWYSEHIPFAPYEPLVLHKAFEKAVVKRLMTDVPFGVLLSGGLDSSLVASVASRYLVDSETACQWGSQLHTFCIGLKGSPDLRAAREVADYLRTRHHEFHFTVQEGIDALAEVIYHIETYDVTTIRASTPMFLMSRKIKSLGVKMVLSGEGSDEIFGGYLYFHKAPNKEELHKETCAKIKALHLYDCLRANKATSAWGVEARVPFLDKEFINVAMGIDPEWKMVRPDLGRIEKWILRNAFDDEQHPYLPKHILYRQKEQFSDGVGYSWIDGLKDHANQQVTDAMLANASFVYPENTPTTKEGYHYRTIFERFFPKNAARSTVPVGPSVACSTAKAVEWDATWSKNLDPSGRAALGVHVAAYEEKTKAVADAPAINGSPGK from the exons ATGTGTGGAATTCTCGCTGTTCTTGGTGTCGCTGAAAACTCTCAGGCGAAGCGCTCCAGGATCATCGAGCTCTCCAGAAG GTTGCAGCACAGAGGTCCTGACTGGAGCGGCCTGCACCATCATCAGGACTGTTATCTCGCTCATCAACGTTTGGCGATCGTAGATCCTACATCAGGCGATCAGCCACTGTATAACGAAGACAAAACAGTTGTTGTCACG GTTAATGGAGAAATATATAACCATAAAGAACTTAGGAAGAAGCTGCAGTCTCATCAGTTCAGAACAGGAAGTGATTGTGAAGTTATCGCTCACCTG TATGAAGAATTTGGTGAGGATTTTATTGACATGTTGGATGGCATGTTTTCATTTGTGCTTCTTGACACTCGAGACAATAGTTTCATTGCTGCTCGAGATGCGATT GGTATTACTCCCCTTTACATTGGCTGGGGTCTTGATG GATCAATATGGTTTGCTTCGGAGATGAAAGCTTTAAGTGATGATTGTGAACGTTTCATGTCTTTCCTTCCAGGACATATCTATTCAAGCAAAAGTG GAGGGCTCAGAAGGTGGTACAACCCACCATGGTATTCAGAACATATACCTTTTGCTCCTTATGAACCCCTAGTATTGCACAAGGCCTTTGAGAAG GCTGTTGTAAAGAGACTCATGACAGATGTTCCCTTTGGTGTACTTTTATCTGGTGGATTGGACTCATCGCTTGTTGCTTCGGTGGCTTCCCGCTATTTGGTTGATTCTGAAACAGCCTGCCAGTGGGGATCACAATTGCATACCTTTTGCATTGGCTTAAAG GGTTCTCCTGATCTGAGAGCAGCCAGAGAAGTGGCAGACTATCTGAGAACTCGTCATCACGAGTTTCATTTCACTGTGCAG GAAGGAATAGATGCACTGGCGGAGGTTATCTATCATATTGAAACATATGATGTAACTACTATCAGAGCCAGTACTCCAATGTTTCTCATGTCcagaaaaataaaatctctGGGAGTAAAAATGGTTCTTTCTGGTGAAGGTTCTGACGAGATTTTCGGTGGTTATTTGTATTTTCACAAGGCACCCAACAAGGAGGAGCTGCACAAGGAAACATGTGCTAAG ATCAAAGCTCTTCATCTATATGACTGTTTGAGAGCCAACAAAGCAACTTCAGCATGGGGTGTTGAAGCTCGTGTGCCCTTCTTAGACAAGGAATTTATCAATGTTGCCATGGGTATTGACCCAGAATGGAAAATG GTAAGACCTGACCTTGGAAGAATTGAAAAATGGATTTTGCGCAATGCCTTTGATGATGAGCAACACCCGTATTTGCCCAAG CATATTTTATACAGACAGAAAGAGCAGTTCAGTGATGGAGTTGGATACAGTTGGATTGATGGCTTGAAAGATCATGCTAACCAACAG GTTACAGATGCAATGCTAGCCAATGCAAGTTTTGTTTACCCTGAGAATACTCCAACCACGAAAGAAGGGTACCACTACCGAACCATCTTTGAGCGGTTTTTCCCTAAG AATGCTGCAAGATCAACAGTTCCCGTAGGTCCAAGTGTGGCATGCAGTACAGCCAAGGCTGTTGAATGGGATGCGACATGGTCTAAGAATCTTGACCCCTCCGGTCGAGCTGCCCTTGGTGTCCATGTTGCTGCATATGAGGAGAAGACCAAAGCAGTTGCTGATGCCCCAGCCATAAATGGCTCACCCGGAAAATAG